A genomic window from Salvia miltiorrhiza cultivar Shanhuang (shh) chromosome 5, IMPLAD_Smil_shh, whole genome shotgun sequence includes:
- the LOC131024793 gene encoding uncharacterized protein LOC131024793 — translation MEFVPFLQASNVLATRNLPTPTNVQEVPEVEKPKAKSTRAQYSSEETELMAILWTEATRNPILRTSQKLLQYWGAIADKFNALKPSGTPTRKLGHLKSHFARVQKDTKYFEGFYNTCKDNWGSGMSDDQITQQSQLIFEANFKKQFSYIKAWKVLRECERFMLQAGDVHSAKKSKGSDGQATTTSSEPSITTRPLGQKAAKRDKGKGKKREESSGGSSYSDALEKVAESMKEHAHQTRQIAEAKKMQAEIKWVEMDMKLLNMNTTNMSEAQLALHNHLVQNPQGDSKRCDLLVVNCEVSGSNLIALPLQLP, via the exons ATGGAGTTTGTTCCGTTTTTGCAAGCCTCCAATGTCTTGGCTACGAGAAATCTTCCCACGCCCACCAACGTCCAAGAAGTGCCGGAGGTGGAGAAGCCGAAAGCTAAGTCCACCCGCGCTCAATACTCTAGCGAAGAGACCGAGCTCATGGCAATTTTGTGGACGGAAGCTACCCGCAATCCTATTTTGAGAACCTCCCaaaagttgctccaatattggggagcaatCGCGGATAAGTTCAATGCGCTCAAACCGTCGGGAACGCCAACGCGTAAGCTGGGTCATCTCAAATCCCACTTCGCACGTGTCCAAAAGGACACGAAATATTTCGAGGGCTTCTACAACACTTGCAAGGACAATTGGGGCAGCGGTATGAGCGACGACCAAATCACCCAACAATCCCAGTTAATATTCGAGGcgaatttcaagaagcaattctCCTACATCAAAGCTTGGAAAGTCCTGCGCGAGTGTGAAAGATTCATGTTGCAAGCTGGGGATGTCCACTCCGCGAAGaagtcgaagggctccgatGGCCAAGCAACCACCACTTCTTCAGAGCCGAGTATCACGACGAGGCCCCTAGGCCAAAAAGCGGCAAAGCGAGACAAGGGCAaggggaagaagagagaagagtcTTCGGGAGGTTCCTCGTACTCCGACGCCCTTGAGAAGGTCGCCGAAAGCATGAAGGAGCATGCTCACCAAACGAGGCAAATCGCCGAAGccaaaaaaatgcaagccgagaTTAAATGGGTTGAGAtggatatgaagctcttgaacaTGAACACAACGAATATGTCGGAGGCACAATTGGCCTTGCACAACCACCTAGTCCAAAA TCCCCAAGGGGActccaagcggtgcgacctcctggtTGTGAACTgtgaggtctcgggttcaaatCTCATTGCTCTCCCTCTCCAACTCCCCtaa